One Shewanella sp. MR-4 DNA window includes the following coding sequences:
- a CDS encoding peptidylprolyl isomerase, whose product MKSITGLLLASSLSLALGACGGSGDDELTPTIPTPDPTPPSLSADVCYLMSTTKGDLTLAIDLTHMPITGKNFKQYVDKSFYNGTLFHRTINNFVIQGGGFTTGLQSKPTSAPIKNEAAVGISNKRGTIAMARTTVPDSATSQFFINVLDNPQLDASASSYGYAVFGKVVEGMDVVDQISIVPTKTSDGFNDTPVNEILINSVMETNCPAA is encoded by the coding sequence ATGAAAAGCATCACGGGACTTTTACTCGCCAGCAGTTTGAGTTTAGCCCTTGGCGCCTGCGGCGGCAGTGGCGACGATGAATTAACACCAACGATCCCGACTCCCGATCCAACCCCACCGAGCTTAAGCGCCGATGTCTGTTATTTAATGAGCACCACAAAGGGGGATTTGACCTTAGCCATCGACCTCACCCATATGCCGATCACGGGCAAGAACTTTAAACAATATGTCGATAAGTCATTCTATAACGGCACTTTATTCCACAGAACCATCAATAACTTTGTGATCCAAGGCGGCGGTTTCACCACGGGATTACAAAGCAAGCCGACCAGCGCGCCGATTAAAAACGAGGCCGCTGTCGGCATCAGTAACAAACGGGGCACGATCGCTATGGCGCGTACCACAGTGCCAGACTCAGCGACATCACAGTTCTTTATCAATGTGTTAGATAATCCACAGCTCGATGCTTCGGCGAGCAGCTATGGTTATGCCGTGTTTGGTAAAGTCGTTGAAGGAATGGATGTGGTCGATCAGATAAGCATTGTGCCCACCAAAACCAGCGACGGCTTTAACGACACCCCTGTGAATGAAATTTTGATCAATAGCGTGATGGAAACGAACTGCCCCGCTGCCTAG
- a CDS encoding MarR family winged helix-turn-helix transcriptional regulator: MEKYEQLLISLRRVIRAIDIHSRQLNKHSGLTGPQLMVMQKIAQLGAPLAKQVAEEITLSPATVTTIIDRLEGRGLVIRKRSESDKRKVHLHLSEAGRALLQESPKPLQEHFIKQYQNLEEWEQSQLLSSVERIAAMMDADKIDAAPMLLVGKIQGDE, from the coding sequence ATGGAAAAATACGAACAACTGCTGATTTCACTGCGCAGGGTGATCCGCGCTATCGACATTCATTCCCGGCAACTCAATAAACATTCAGGCCTGACGGGGCCGCAGCTGATGGTAATGCAGAAAATTGCCCAACTCGGCGCTCCCTTAGCCAAGCAGGTGGCCGAAGAAATCACCCTCAGTCCAGCCACTGTGACGACAATTATTGATAGGCTCGAAGGGCGGGGATTAGTGATCCGCAAACGCAGCGAGTCCGATAAGCGCAAAGTGCATCTGCATTTAAGTGAGGCGGGGCGGGCGTTATTGCAAGAATCGCCTAAACCGCTTCAAGAGCACTTTATCAAGCAATATCAAAATCTTGAAGAGTGGGAACAGAGCCAGTTACTCTCATCGGTGGAGCGGATTGCCGCCATGATGGACGCCGATAAAATCGATGCGGCGCCTATGCTGTTAGTGGGTAAAATTCAAGGGGACGAATAA
- the yiaY gene encoding L-threonine dehydrogenase: MAAKFFIPSVNVLGKGAVDDAIGDIKTLGFKRALIVTDKPLVKIGLVGEVAEKLGQNGITSTVFDGVQPNPTVGNVEAGLALLKANQCDFVISLGGGSPHDCAKGIALVATNGGSIKDYEGLDQSAKPQLPLVAINTTAGTASEMTRFCIITDEARHIKMAIVDKHTTPLLSVNDPELMLKKPASLTAATGMDALTHAVEAYVSIAANPITDACAIKAIELIQGNLVNAVKQGQDIEAREQMAYAQFLAGMAFNNASLGYVHAMAHQLGGFYDLPHGVCNALLLPHVQEYNAKVVPDRLKDIAKAMGVDVANMTDEQGAAAAITAIKALSVAVNIPENLTLLGVKAEDIPTLAENALKDACGFTNPKQATHEEICQIFTNAL, from the coding sequence ATGGCTGCTAAATTTTTTATCCCTTCCGTCAACGTATTAGGCAAAGGCGCCGTCGATGATGCTATCGGAGATATCAAAACCTTAGGCTTTAAACGCGCATTAATCGTAACGGATAAACCTCTCGTCAAGATTGGTCTGGTCGGTGAAGTGGCCGAAAAACTCGGTCAAAATGGCATTACTTCAACCGTGTTCGATGGCGTACAACCTAACCCAACCGTCGGTAACGTCGAAGCGGGTCTTGCGCTATTAAAAGCTAACCAATGTGATTTTGTGATTTCATTAGGCGGTGGCTCACCCCACGATTGCGCTAAGGGTATTGCCCTAGTTGCCACCAACGGCGGCAGCATCAAAGACTATGAAGGGTTAGACCAATCTGCTAAGCCACAACTGCCATTAGTGGCCATTAACACTACTGCTGGCACTGCCAGTGAAATGACCCGTTTTTGTATTATCACTGACGAAGCTCGCCATATCAAAATGGCGATTGTCGACAAACATACCACCCCATTACTCTCTGTGAATGACCCTGAGCTGATGCTGAAAAAACCAGCTAGCCTCACAGCTGCAACAGGTATGGACGCGCTGACCCACGCGGTTGAAGCCTATGTGTCTATCGCTGCGAACCCTATTACCGATGCCTGCGCCATTAAAGCCATTGAACTTATCCAAGGCAACTTAGTGAATGCGGTAAAACAAGGCCAAGACATTGAAGCCCGTGAGCAAATGGCCTATGCGCAATTCTTAGCGGGTATGGCCTTTAACAACGCCAGCTTAGGTTATGTGCATGCGATGGCGCACCAATTAGGCGGTTTCTACGATCTGCCCCACGGTGTGTGTAACGCCCTGTTATTACCCCATGTGCAAGAATACAACGCTAAAGTGGTACCAGATCGCTTAAAAGATATTGCCAAGGCGATGGGTGTCGATGTGGCCAATATGACGGATGAACAAGGTGCTGCGGCGGCAATCACCGCGATTAAGGCCCTATCCGTTGCGGTAAACATTCCAGAAAACCTGACATTACTCGGGGTTAAAGCGGAAGATATTCCAACGTTGGCCGAAAACGCCTTAAAGGATGCCTGTGGTTTCACTAACCCTAAACAGGCAACCCATGAAGAGATCTGCCAAATCTTCACTAACGCGTTATAA
- a CDS encoding acyl-CoA thioesterase, with the protein MKYYSRRLVKPEHLNPANTLFGGQLLSWIDEEAAIFAACQMKSSSHVTKLISEINFMTPARQGDVLEFGLELVSLGHSSITVSCQVRNKMTQAPVVSIDKMVFVNVNAQGLPVPHGIRANAA; encoded by the coding sequence ATGAAATATTACAGTCGTCGTTTAGTCAAACCTGAACATTTAAATCCTGCAAATACCCTATTTGGCGGCCAGTTATTGAGTTGGATTGACGAGGAGGCAGCCATCTTTGCTGCGTGCCAGATGAAGAGCTCCAGCCATGTGACTAAGCTGATTTCTGAAATCAATTTTATGACGCCGGCGCGGCAGGGGGATGTGTTGGAATTTGGTTTGGAGCTTGTCAGCCTTGGCCACAGTTCCATTACGGTCAGTTGCCAAGTGCGTAATAAGATGACCCAAGCGCCTGTGGTTAGTATCGATAAGATGGTGTTTGTGAACGTGAATGCCCAGGGATTACCCGTGCCCCATGGTATTCGTGCCAATGCGGCCTAA
- the aceA gene encoding isocitrate lyase, giving the protein MTKATQTSRQAQIDAIKKDWAENPRWKNVRRPYTAEEVVALRGSIVPENTIAKRGAAKLWDLVNGGAKKGYVNSLGALTGGQAVQQAKAGIEAIYLSGWQVAADANLAGTMYPDQSLYPANSVPAVVARINNSFRRADQIQWSNGVNPEEENFVDYFLPIIADAEAGFGGVLNAFELMKSMIDAGAAGVHFEDQLASVKKCGHMGGKVLVPTQEAVQKLVAARLAADVSGVETLVIARTDANAADLLTSDCDPYDRDFVTGERTSEGFYRVKAGLDQAISRGLAYAPYADLIWCETAKPDLEEARRFAEAIHAQYPDQLLAYNCSPSFNWKKNLDDATIARFQQELSDMGYKYQFITLAGIHNMWYNMFDLAYDYARGEGMKHYVEKVQEVEFAAAKKGYTFVAHQQEVGTGYFDQVTTVIQGGQSSVTALTGSTEEEQF; this is encoded by the coding sequence ATGACTAAGGCAACACAGACTTCACGTCAGGCACAGATTGACGCGATCAAAAAAGATTGGGCTGAGAATCCACGTTGGAAAAACGTCCGTCGCCCATACACTGCAGAGGAAGTTGTGGCACTTCGTGGTTCTATCGTACCCGAAAACACCATTGCCAAACGCGGTGCCGCTAAACTGTGGGATTTAGTCAACGGTGGCGCAAAAAAAGGTTATGTGAACTCGTTAGGTGCACTGACTGGCGGCCAAGCGGTACAACAGGCTAAAGCCGGTATCGAAGCGATTTACCTGTCTGGTTGGCAAGTAGCGGCCGACGCGAACTTAGCGGGCACTATGTACCCAGACCAATCTTTATACCCAGCAAACTCAGTGCCTGCTGTCGTAGCCCGTATTAACAACTCCTTCCGCCGTGCTGACCAAATTCAGTGGAGCAATGGGGTTAATCCGGAAGAAGAAAACTTTGTCGATTACTTTCTGCCGATTATTGCCGATGCGGAAGCGGGTTTTGGTGGCGTACTGAATGCGTTCGAGTTGATGAAGTCGATGATCGATGCAGGCGCCGCCGGTGTGCACTTTGAAGACCAATTAGCCTCTGTGAAAAAGTGTGGCCATATGGGCGGTAAAGTATTAGTGCCGACCCAAGAAGCGGTACAAAAGTTAGTTGCGGCTCGCCTTGCAGCCGACGTGAGCGGTGTTGAAACCTTAGTTATCGCTCGTACCGATGCGAACGCGGCGGATTTATTGACCTCTGATTGCGACCCATACGATCGTGACTTCGTGACTGGCGAGCGCACCAGTGAAGGTTTCTACCGCGTAAAAGCGGGTCTGGACCAAGCAATTTCTCGCGGTCTAGCCTACGCACCGTATGCGGATTTAATTTGGTGTGAAACCGCTAAGCCTGACTTAGAAGAAGCACGCCGCTTTGCTGAGGCAATTCATGCTCAGTACCCAGACCAATTACTGGCCTATAACTGTTCACCTTCGTTCAACTGGAAGAAAAACTTGGACGATGCGACGATTGCGCGCTTCCAACAAGAGCTGTCGGACATGGGCTACAAGTACCAGTTCATCACTTTAGCGGGTATTCATAACATGTGGTACAACATGTTTGACCTGGCTTACGACTACGCTCGTGGTGAAGGTATGAAGCATTATGTTGAGAAAGTTCAAGAAGTTGAGTTTGCAGCAGCGAAGAAAGGCTACACCTTCGTCGCGCATCAACAGGAAGTGGGCACAGGTTACTTCGACCAAGTTACCACAGTGATCCAAGGCGGTCAGTCTTCTGTGACTGCACTGACAGGCTCGACCGAAGAAGAGCAGTTTTAA
- the aceB gene encoding malate synthase A: protein MTEHTLSEQQLNSTQNKATANGTLALVGNTIPGQEVIFTEGALALLESLCREFATEVPTLLAKRKDRQARIDKGALPDFLPETRAIRDGAWKIRGIPNDLLDRRVEITGPVERKMVINALNANAKVFMADFEDSLAPSWQKVVEGQINLRDAVRGEIEYTAPETGKHYKLGQNPAVLICRVRGLHLKEKHVEFNQQSIPGALFDFAMFFYHNYRQLLAKGSGPYFYIPKLESHIEARWWAKVFAFVEERFCLQPGTIKCTCLIETLPAVFEMDEILYELRSNIVALNCGRWDYIFSYIKTLKRHSDRVLPDRQAVTMDTPFLSAYSRLLIKTCHKRGALAMGGMAAFIPAKDPAQNETVLQRVRKDKELEARNGHDGTWVAHPGLADTAMGIFNEYIGQDHQNQLHITRDVDAPILAAELLKPCDGERTEQGMRLNIRIALQYLEAWISGNGCVPIYGLMEDAATAEISRASIWQWIQHGKSLSNGKPVTKQLFKDMLVEELANVKKEVGGDRFTHGKFTQAAVLLEDITTSDELVDFLTLPGYEMLTA, encoded by the coding sequence ATGACGGAACACACTTTAAGTGAACAGCAATTGAATTCGACACAGAATAAGGCCACTGCGAATGGCACTCTGGCCTTAGTGGGAAATACCATCCCGGGGCAGGAGGTGATTTTTACCGAAGGCGCGCTGGCGTTGCTTGAGTCACTTTGCCGTGAATTTGCGACAGAAGTGCCCACATTACTCGCCAAACGTAAAGATAGACAGGCGCGTATCGATAAAGGGGCTTTGCCTGACTTTTTACCCGAGACTCGCGCAATTCGTGACGGGGCATGGAAGATCCGTGGTATTCCGAATGACTTACTCGATCGCCGTGTCGAAATTACCGGTCCCGTCGAACGTAAGATGGTGATCAATGCGCTTAATGCAAATGCCAAAGTGTTTATGGCGGATTTTGAAGACTCCTTAGCACCGAGCTGGCAGAAAGTCGTGGAAGGTCAGATTAACCTACGTGATGCCGTGCGCGGTGAGATTGAGTACACAGCGCCTGAAACCGGTAAACACTACAAGTTAGGCCAAAATCCTGCGGTATTAATTTGCCGTGTGCGTGGCCTGCACTTAAAAGAGAAGCACGTTGAATTTAACCAGCAGTCCATTCCCGGCGCGTTATTCGACTTTGCGATGTTCTTCTACCATAACTATCGCCAATTGCTGGCGAAGGGCAGTGGTCCTTACTTCTATATTCCTAAACTTGAGAGCCATATTGAAGCGCGTTGGTGGGCAAAAGTGTTTGCTTTTGTTGAAGAAAGATTTTGCCTTCAGCCTGGGACAATCAAATGTACCTGTTTGATTGAGACCTTACCCGCGGTGTTTGAAATGGACGAAATTCTCTATGAATTACGCTCAAACATTGTCGCGCTGAACTGTGGTCGTTGGGACTATATCTTCAGCTATATCAAAACATTAAAGCGTCATAGCGACCGTGTATTACCGGATCGCCAAGCGGTGACCATGGATACGCCTTTCTTAAGCGCCTATTCAAGACTGCTGATCAAAACCTGCCATAAACGTGGCGCACTGGCGATGGGCGGCATGGCGGCCTTTATTCCAGCGAAGGATCCCGCTCAAAACGAAACCGTGTTGCAACGGGTACGTAAGGACAAAGAGCTTGAGGCTCGCAATGGTCACGATGGGACTTGGGTCGCTCACCCAGGTCTTGCGGACACGGCAATGGGGATCTTTAACGAATACATAGGCCAAGATCATCAAAATCAATTGCATATCACCCGTGATGTGGATGCACCGATCCTTGCCGCAGAGTTATTAAAACCCTGTGATGGTGAGCGAACTGAGCAAGGGATGCGCCTGAATATTCGCATCGCTCTGCAATACCTTGAGGCGTGGATCAGTGGCAACGGTTGTGTGCCGATTTACGGATTAATGGAAGATGCGGCAACGGCGGAAATCTCCCGCGCCTCGATTTGGCAATGGATCCAACATGGCAAGTCACTCTCAAACGGCAAACCCGTCACTAAACAATTGTTTAAGGACATGCTGGTGGAAGAGTTAGCAAATGTGAAAAAAGAAGTGGGCGGTGACAGATTCACCCACGGCAAATTTACCCAAGCGGCTGTATTGCTTGAGGATATTACCACTTCGGATGAATTGGTCGATTTCTTAACCTTACCCGGTTACGAGATGCTAACGGCTTAA
- a CDS encoding TonB-dependent receptor, with amino-acid sequence MPVLQPVFRLSLIALACLSALPHTAYADDTPSARDENVERITVYGRQNSVVKNSGLATKSDMSLMETPAAVVIVDQELINSQGVDNLQDLIRNISGVTQAGNNYGIGDNLVIRGLGANYTYDGMYGGAGLGNTFNPTRSLTNVESVEVLKGPATGLYGMGSAGGVINLIEKKPQFESKHKITTEVDQWDTYSLAIDSTGGIADDLAYRLVAKTARSEGYRDLGADRDEVFGSLKWVLSDSQDLMLSGAYIKDAIAVDSIGHPIRIYNADSVGGKTAGEVTWQDLINDPKGLGIQLTDEQRQQLAASLASGDGLTPYSFGDAGLISPMAKDNEGEELRFKLTHNIYFTDNLFLNQQLQYRDYTTGFARQTGAYNYVYWKRKIKVGGVPTDVINEDPRAPLVENGVLYPFAARRQEYRQLDAEETSWQYFADLRYDFKIGNIDNELLVNANYEDRNIRLEQFSIYDADQVIKNKQGEVIYRGSLPYIYDIRNPNWGTGKFADYDPLKTANYNKKVSAWGLGVQHVGYLGYGFTTRVGVAFNEIKQSYEHLGLDERYSASQASPTPEEDSKDNGVTYNLGLTYMPIDDLSFFVNHSKGRTAYSILGSITGENTDREDSESVSNDLGMRFKAFDDQMLASLVFFKSSRTNVPYNNPDYNAGVSGAEVPVYFYDGSEDTQGVELDLNAHLNDNWRINLNGMYQDARDKQNPNDKANYDSRQKGVPYVTASAWVTYGADWFALTSPIELSLGAKYVDDRSTHSSSFGIPDGYVPSYTLVDSAISYATDSWKLQLNINNLFNKDYYSKAMFLGGMPGEERNVKLQYSYSF; translated from the coding sequence ATGCCAGTTTTACAGCCTGTATTTCGCTTATCGCTTATTGCACTCGCCTGCCTCAGTGCTTTACCACACACAGCCTACGCCGATGACACACCTTCAGCTCGCGATGAAAACGTCGAGCGTATAACGGTATATGGCAGACAAAACTCTGTGGTGAAAAACTCAGGACTTGCGACTAAGTCAGATATGTCCTTAATGGAAACCCCTGCGGCGGTTGTTATCGTTGACCAGGAGCTGATTAACAGCCAAGGAGTCGATAATCTGCAGGACTTAATTCGCAATATCAGCGGGGTGACTCAAGCAGGCAATAACTACGGCATTGGGGATAACTTAGTGATTCGCGGCCTCGGCGCAAACTACACCTATGACGGCATGTATGGCGGTGCCGGCCTTGGCAATACCTTTAACCCCACTCGCTCCCTAACCAATGTGGAATCCGTGGAGGTTTTAAAAGGGCCTGCGACTGGACTCTATGGCATGGGCAGCGCGGGCGGCGTGATCAACCTGATTGAAAAGAAACCGCAATTTGAATCCAAACACAAAATCACCACAGAAGTTGACCAGTGGGATACCTACTCGCTCGCCATCGATAGCACGGGTGGGATCGCAGATGATCTTGCGTACCGCTTAGTCGCCAAAACCGCCCGCAGTGAAGGCTACCGTGATTTAGGCGCCGACCGTGATGAAGTGTTCGGCTCCCTCAAATGGGTATTAAGTGATAGCCAAGATCTGATGCTATCCGGCGCGTATATCAAAGACGCCATTGCCGTTGACTCCATCGGCCATCCAATCCGTATCTACAATGCCGATTCTGTCGGCGGCAAAACCGCGGGCGAAGTCACTTGGCAAGATTTGATAAACGATCCAAAGGGTCTAGGCATCCAACTGACCGACGAGCAGCGTCAGCAATTAGCGGCGTCACTCGCCAGTGGTGATGGTTTAACTCCCTACTCCTTCGGTGACGCGGGATTAATTTCTCCCATGGCAAAAGATAATGAAGGTGAAGAATTAAGGTTCAAGCTAACCCACAATATCTACTTTACCGATAATCTGTTCCTCAACCAGCAGTTACAATATCGCGACTACACTACAGGTTTTGCCCGTCAAACAGGGGCTTACAACTATGTGTATTGGAAGCGCAAAATCAAGGTTGGCGGCGTACCGACTGATGTGATTAACGAAGATCCCCGCGCGCCACTGGTTGAAAATGGCGTGCTCTATCCCTTTGCCGCCAGACGTCAGGAATACCGCCAGCTCGATGCCGAAGAAACCTCATGGCAGTATTTTGCCGATCTACGTTACGACTTCAAAATCGGCAATATCGACAACGAATTACTGGTGAACGCTAACTACGAAGATCGCAACATTCGCCTCGAGCAATTCTCGATTTACGATGCGGATCAAGTCATTAAAAACAAACAAGGCGAAGTGATTTACCGTGGTTCACTACCGTACATTTACGATATCCGCAATCCAAATTGGGGAACGGGTAAATTTGCTGACTACGATCCACTCAAAACCGCCAACTACAACAAAAAAGTCAGCGCTTGGGGTCTAGGCGTGCAGCATGTGGGTTATTTAGGTTATGGCTTTACCACCCGTGTTGGCGTGGCCTTTAACGAAATCAAACAGAGCTATGAGCACTTAGGTTTGGATGAGCGCTACAGCGCGAGTCAAGCGAGCCCCACTCCTGAGGAAGATAGCAAAGATAACGGTGTCACCTATAACTTGGGCTTAACCTATATGCCCATTGATGATTTATCATTTTTCGTCAATCACTCAAAGGGCCGCACCGCCTATAGCATCTTAGGTTCTATCACTGGGGAAAATACCGACCGCGAAGACTCAGAATCCGTTAGTAACGATCTCGGCATGCGCTTTAAAGCCTTTGACGATCAGATGCTAGCATCGCTGGTGTTCTTTAAAAGCTCACGCACTAATGTGCCTTACAACAACCCAGACTATAACGCTGGTGTGTCAGGTGCCGAGGTGCCGGTGTACTTTTACGATGGCAGCGAAGATACCCAAGGGGTCGAGTTGGATCTCAATGCCCACTTAAACGATAACTGGCGCATCAACCTTAACGGCATGTATCAAGACGCTAGGGATAAACAAAACCCGAATGACAAAGCCAACTACGACAGCCGTCAAAAAGGTGTGCCCTATGTGACCGCCAGTGCTTGGGTAACCTATGGTGCAGACTGGTTTGCCTTAACAAGCCCTATTGAGCTGAGTTTAGGCGCCAAGTATGTGGATGATAGAAGCACACACTCAAGCTCATTTGGCATCCCAGATGGTTATGTACCGAGCTACACCTTAGTGGATTCTGCCATCAGCTACGCCACCGACTCTTGGAAGTTACAATTGAATATCAACAACCTATTCAATAAAGACTATTACAGCAAGGCGATGTTCCTCGGTGGCATGCCAGGCGAAGAGCGTAATGTGAAACTGCAATATAGCTACAGTTTCTAA
- a CDS encoding monovalent cation:proton antiporter-2 (CPA2) family protein yields the protein MEESSLLTSVLLFLLAAVIFVPLGKRFGAGPILSYLAAGGILGPGGMALVSDPAAVLHFAELGVVLMLFVLGLELNPSKLWELRSAIFGLGSGQLLLSWAAIGGLAWGFGLSIEAALVVGAALSLSSTAFAVQLMSEHRLLTTPLGRDAFGVLLMQDLAVIPMLLLTAYLAPNSAQIEHHAVPWYWTCVALVGFVLVGKYLLPRLLKLVASSGVREVLTAFALLLVMGSAELMEWLGLSAGMGAFLAGIMLANSSYRHQLETDIEPFKGLLLGLFFMAVGMSMDLKLFLTDPLLILAILLGMLLIKTTVLMLLGRLRHHTWRPSIALGLILAEGGEFAFVLLSQAQLSSIVDDKIAQILVLAIGLSMAVTPMIFTLFRATKPKVVDTRSPDTINVTESEVVIAGFGRVGQITGRILASSGIPFVALDKDASHVDVIRKYGGEVYFGDARRLDMLMSAGIARSRLLLLAVDNVEDSIEIAQQVKTHFPHINIVARARDRNHAYRLMSLGVTDVFRETFGSALSASEKILQGLGLSQVQANERVKIFAEHDKKLVIASAAHQHDLAKLIDLSTKGKAELESLMRGDRENVS from the coding sequence ATGGAAGAGTCGAGTCTGCTCACTTCTGTACTGTTATTTTTATTGGCCGCGGTGATTTTTGTGCCCTTGGGCAAACGTTTTGGCGCAGGACCGATTCTGTCTTATCTGGCTGCTGGGGGGATTTTAGGGCCTGGCGGTATGGCGCTGGTGTCTGATCCCGCTGCCGTGCTGCATTTTGCCGAGCTGGGTGTGGTATTGATGCTGTTTGTCCTCGGGCTTGAACTCAATCCGAGCAAGTTATGGGAGCTGCGCAGCGCCATCTTTGGTCTTGGCAGTGGTCAGTTACTCCTTTCTTGGGCGGCCATTGGCGGTTTAGCTTGGGGATTTGGCTTATCCATTGAGGCAGCATTAGTGGTTGGCGCGGCGTTATCCTTGTCATCGACGGCTTTTGCGGTGCAGTTGATGAGCGAACATCGATTGCTGACCACTCCGCTTGGCCGCGATGCTTTTGGGGTGTTGTTGATGCAAGATCTCGCAGTGATCCCCATGTTGCTATTAACCGCTTACCTTGCGCCTAATTCGGCCCAGATTGAGCACCATGCGGTGCCTTGGTATTGGACCTGTGTGGCATTAGTGGGCTTTGTGTTGGTAGGCAAATATCTGTTGCCGCGGTTACTTAAACTCGTTGCCAGTAGCGGGGTTCGTGAGGTGTTAACCGCCTTTGCATTATTGCTGGTGATGGGCAGCGCCGAATTGATGGAGTGGCTGGGGCTATCGGCGGGTATGGGGGCGTTTTTAGCCGGAATTATGCTGGCGAACTCCAGCTACCGACATCAGCTCGAAACCGATATCGAACCTTTTAAGGGCTTACTGCTTGGGCTGTTTTTTATGGCGGTGGGCATGAGTATGGATCTCAAGCTGTTTTTAACCGATCCCTTACTTATCCTCGCGATTTTGCTGGGCATGCTGCTGATTAAGACCACAGTGCTGATGCTCCTTGGCCGTTTACGGCACCATACATGGCGCCCGAGTATTGCCCTAGGTCTTATCTTGGCTGAGGGCGGTGAGTTTGCCTTTGTGCTGCTGTCGCAGGCGCAATTATCCAGCATAGTGGATGATAAAATCGCCCAAATCTTAGTGCTCGCCATTGGTTTATCCATGGCAGTCACACCGATGATTTTCACACTATTTAGAGCCACTAAACCTAAGGTGGTGGATACGCGCTCGCCCGATACCATTAATGTGACTGAATCTGAGGTGGTGATCGCCGGATTTGGGCGAGTAGGGCAGATCACTGGGCGGATTTTAGCGTCATCGGGCATTCCGTTTGTGGCCTTAGATAAGGATGCCAGCCATGTGGATGTGATCCGCAAATACGGCGGTGAGGTCTATTTTGGCGATGCCAGACGTTTAGATATGTTGATGTCGGCGGGGATTGCGCGCTCGCGCCTGTTGCTGCTGGCCGTTGATAATGTTGAGGATTCGATTGAAATTGCCCAGCAGGTGAAAACCCATTTCCCCCATATCAATATTGTCGCTCGGGCACGTGACCGTAACCACGCGTATCGATTAATGAGCCTTGGGGTGACCGATGTGTTCCGTGAAACCTTTGGTTCTGCTTTGTCTGCCAGTGAGAAGATTTTGCAGGGCTTAGGCTTATCACAGGTACAAGCCAATGAAAGGGTGAAGATTTTTGCCGAGCACGATAAAAAGCTGGTGATCGCTAGTGCTGCCCATCAGCATGATTTAGCCAAGCTGATTGATTTATCCACTAAGGGGAAAGCCGAGTTGGAGTCGCTGATGCGTGGTGACCGGGAAAACGTCAGTTAA